A part of Streptomyces sp. DSM 40750 genomic DNA contains:
- a CDS encoding MmyB family transcriptional regulator, translating into MAYQAGGQRSVPRPVPDSLEAQEAQAYLQDYAALLESVPFPSVVLDHRWDVVLANSAFQALFGGVGPHPTAMPGDNFLRFVLFHPDAATVLGDHESSWCLPMLAHFATAVERHAQDRGLQSIRRDIAQDPIMEAAYRHGLPHWLRTVGPGAVRHDGAVRPVVHPDPRWGVTDCRVVGETPDTLLDLGYTRMTLVLREVGRPSEPARRPRRSRLATASHLSVVPSPER; encoded by the coding sequence ATGGCATATCAGGCAGGAGGGCAGCGGTCGGTACCGCGGCCCGTCCCCGACAGTCTCGAAGCCCAGGAAGCACAGGCGTACCTCCAGGACTACGCCGCGCTGCTGGAGTCCGTTCCGTTCCCGTCCGTCGTCCTCGACCACCGCTGGGACGTCGTCCTGGCCAACTCCGCGTTCCAGGCGCTCTTCGGCGGCGTGGGGCCGCATCCGACGGCCATGCCGGGCGACAACTTCCTCCGCTTCGTGCTCTTCCACCCGGACGCCGCCACGGTTCTCGGCGACCACGAGTCCAGTTGGTGCCTGCCGATGCTCGCCCACTTCGCCACCGCCGTGGAGCGGCACGCCCAGGACCGGGGCCTGCAGTCCATCCGCCGGGACATCGCCCAGGACCCCATCATGGAGGCCGCCTACCGCCACGGCCTCCCGCACTGGCTCCGCACGGTCGGCCCCGGCGCCGTCCGGCACGACGGCGCCGTACGCCCGGTGGTCCACCCGGACCCGCGCTGGGGTGTCACCGACTGCCGGGTCGTCGGCGAGACGCCCGACACCCTCCTCGACCTGGGCTACACCCGCATGACCCTCGTCCTGCGCGAGGTGGGCCGCCCGTCCGAGCCCGCCCGCAGGCCGCGCCGCTCCCGGCTCGCCACCGCGAGCCACCTGAGCGTGGTGCCCTCACCCGAGCGGTGA
- a CDS encoding ABC transporter ATP-binding protein, whose protein sequence is MTALLDVSGLKKVYEGSGRRVEAVRDLTFTVDAGELVCLVGPSGCGKTTLLKCVAGLLNPTAGEVLLGGRPVSGPPPGMAVVFQEYGRSLFPWMRVRDNVELPLKQKRLSKARRSELVGDALASVGLSDAAGAYPWQLSGGMQQRVAIARALAYEPEVLLMDEPFAAVDAQTRADLEDLVRGLWRERGITILFVTHDIDEAVYLGERVLILSASPTVVQEQLKIDLPAERDQLHTRVAPRFAELRTHVYEQIQAAKRGVPVDRPGVPLDKRDL, encoded by the coding sequence ATGACCGCTTTGCTCGATGTGTCGGGCCTCAAGAAGGTCTACGAGGGTTCCGGGCGCCGGGTGGAGGCGGTGCGGGACCTCACCTTCACCGTCGACGCGGGCGAACTCGTCTGTCTGGTGGGCCCGTCGGGCTGCGGCAAGACGACCCTGCTGAAGTGCGTGGCCGGACTGCTGAACCCGACGGCCGGTGAAGTCCTCCTGGGAGGACGGCCGGTGAGCGGGCCGCCGCCGGGCATGGCGGTCGTCTTCCAGGAGTACGGACGCAGCCTTTTCCCCTGGATGCGGGTCCGCGACAACGTCGAACTCCCGCTCAAGCAGAAGCGGTTGAGCAAGGCCCGGCGGAGCGAGCTGGTCGGTGACGCGCTCGCCTCGGTCGGCCTCTCCGACGCGGCCGGCGCCTACCCCTGGCAGCTGTCCGGCGGTATGCAGCAGCGGGTCGCCATCGCCCGGGCACTCGCGTACGAACCTGAAGTCCTGCTGATGGACGAGCCGTTCGCCGCGGTCGACGCCCAGACCCGTGCCGACCTGGAGGACCTCGTCCGGGGCCTGTGGCGGGAGCGGGGCATCACGATCCTCTTCGTCACCCACGACATCGACGAGGCCGTCTACCTCGGCGAGCGCGTCCTGATCCTCTCCGCCTCCCCCACCGTCGTTCAGGAACAGCTCAAGATCGACCTCCCCGCCGAACGCGACCAGCTGCACACCCGGGTGGCACCGCGCTTCGCGGAGCTGCGGACGCATGTGTACGAGCAGATCCAGGCGGCGAAGCGGGGTGTGCCCGTGGACAGACCGGGCGTGCCCCTCGACAAGCGGGATCTGTGA
- a CDS encoding ABC transporter permease, with product MRLVLLRLLFVVALPLVLVTVWWLASDDSTDVYWPPLRTILTTFPDVWTAERLRADVLPSLLRLSAGYALAAVAGVALGTVIGSYRRVRAVCEPVLEFLRAVPPPVLVPVIMLFAGIGDTMKIAVIASGCVWPILLNTAEGVRAVDSVMSETARSYGITGVARLRNVVLRSASPQIFAGLRQALSIGIILMVISEMTASSNGLGYTIVQFQRRFAIPDMWTGILVLGLLGFALSVVFRLVERRVLGWYHGLRTSSRRS from the coding sequence GTGAGACTCGTGCTGCTCAGGCTGCTGTTCGTCGTCGCCCTGCCGCTGGTCCTGGTCACCGTCTGGTGGCTCGCGTCGGACGACAGCACCGATGTGTACTGGCCGCCCCTGCGCACGATCCTCACCACCTTCCCGGACGTCTGGACGGCCGAGCGGCTGCGCGCCGACGTCCTGCCCAGCCTGCTGCGCCTGTCCGCCGGCTACGCCCTGGCGGCCGTGGCCGGCGTCGCGCTCGGCACGGTCATCGGGTCCTACCGGCGGGTGCGGGCGGTCTGCGAGCCGGTGCTGGAGTTCCTGCGGGCGGTGCCGCCGCCGGTCCTCGTCCCGGTCATCATGCTGTTCGCGGGCATCGGCGACACGATGAAGATCGCCGTCATCGCGAGCGGCTGCGTGTGGCCGATCCTGCTCAACACGGCCGAGGGCGTCCGCGCGGTGGACTCCGTGATGTCGGAGACGGCCCGGTCGTACGGCATCACGGGCGTGGCCCGGCTGCGGAACGTCGTGCTGCGCTCGGCGAGCCCGCAGATCTTCGCGGGTCTGCGCCAGGCGCTGTCCATCGGCATCATCCTCATGGTCATCAGCGAGATGACCGCCTCCAGCAACGGGCTGGGCTACACCATCGTCCAGTTCCAGCGCCGCTTCGCGATCCCCGACATGTGGACCGGCATCCTCGTCCTCGGCCTGCTCGGGTTCGCGCTGTCCGTCGTCTTCCGGCTGGTCGAGCGGCGGGTGCTCGGCTGGTACCACGGTCTGCGCACGTCCTCCCGGCGGTCGTAA
- a CDS encoding ABC transporter permease, whose amino-acid sequence MRGANAVLGAAGLAGFLALWEAVPRLGLVEDDFFPPISRVADALATELADGAFWTALGDTLTGWAVGLLIAVTAGILTGVVIAVVPYLREATASTIEFLRPIPSVALIPLAVLLYGTELRSVLLLVVYASFWQILIQTLYGVQDVDPVAEETARSYGLGTWARVRHVLWPTALPYVMTGVRLAAAVALILAVTAELVIGAPGLGQRIAVAQTSQAVPEMYALVVVTGLLGLLINVGARTVERRALAWHQSVRGEVAV is encoded by the coding sequence GTGAGGGGTGCCAACGCCGTCCTCGGCGCGGCCGGGCTCGCGGGATTCCTCGCCCTGTGGGAGGCGGTCCCGCGCCTCGGCCTCGTCGAGGACGACTTCTTCCCGCCGATCAGCCGGGTCGCCGACGCCCTCGCCACCGAACTGGCCGACGGGGCCTTCTGGACGGCGCTGGGAGACACGCTCACCGGCTGGGCCGTAGGGCTGCTGATCGCCGTAACCGCCGGGATCCTGACGGGAGTCGTCATCGCCGTCGTGCCGTATCTGCGCGAGGCGACGGCCTCCACGATCGAGTTCCTGCGCCCGATCCCGTCCGTCGCGCTGATCCCGCTCGCGGTCCTCCTGTACGGCACCGAACTGCGCTCCGTGCTGCTGCTGGTGGTGTACGCGTCGTTCTGGCAGATCCTGATCCAGACGCTGTACGGCGTCCAGGACGTCGACCCGGTCGCCGAGGAGACCGCCCGTTCCTACGGTCTGGGCACCTGGGCGCGGGTCCGGCACGTCCTGTGGCCCACCGCCCTGCCGTACGTCATGACAGGCGTCCGGCTGGCCGCCGCCGTCGCCCTCATCCTCGCCGTGACGGCCGAACTCGTCATCGGGGCACCGGGGCTGGGCCAGCGCATCGCGGTCGCCCAGACCTCGCAGGCCGTGCCGGAGATGTACGCGCTGGTGGTGGTCACCGGGCTGCTGGGGCTGCTCATCAACGTGGGCGCCCGGACGGTGGAGCGGCGGGCGCTGGCCTGGCACCAGTCGGTGCGCGGGGAGGTGGCGGTGTGA
- a CDS encoding ABC transporter substrate-binding protein, protein MRRLLIGLAAGTLFVAATACGSSGSSGSDGGEASGGITTLKIGVIPIIDVAPVYLGQKKGFYSKRGLKLEPTLAQGGAAILPAVVSGQFDFGFSNMTSLLVAQSKSMPVQAVVNGVASTGKAGADFAAIAVPKGSPLKSAKDLEGKKVAVNTLGNICDTSVNESVRKDGGDPSKAEYVEMPFDQMPAALSKGQVDAACVVEPALATIKSQGGTALASNFVDVSPDLTVAMYFTSTQYAQKNPELVKKFQEATAESLAYADEHPDEVRQIITTYTKIPDSLLETVTLPRWPAEPDRASIERLAELGQQDGLFEKAPDLDKLLP, encoded by the coding sequence ATGCGTCGTCTGCTCATCGGTCTCGCGGCCGGCACCTTGTTCGTCGCCGCGACGGCCTGCGGTTCGTCCGGCTCCTCCGGCTCCGACGGAGGGGAGGCATCCGGCGGCATCACCACACTCAAGATCGGCGTCATCCCCATCATCGATGTCGCCCCCGTGTATCTGGGTCAGAAGAAAGGCTTCTACAGCAAGCGCGGGCTCAAACTGGAGCCCACGCTCGCCCAGGGCGGGGCGGCGATCCTGCCCGCCGTCGTCTCCGGCCAGTTCGACTTCGGCTTCAGCAATATGACGTCCCTGCTGGTCGCCCAGTCCAAGAGCATGCCGGTCCAGGCGGTGGTGAACGGTGTCGCGTCCACCGGCAAGGCGGGCGCCGACTTCGCGGCGATCGCCGTGCCGAAGGGCAGCCCCCTGAAGTCCGCCAAGGACCTGGAGGGCAAGAAGGTCGCGGTCAACACCCTCGGCAACATCTGCGACACCTCGGTCAACGAGTCGGTCCGCAAGGACGGCGGCGACCCGTCCAAGGCCGAGTACGTGGAGATGCCGTTCGACCAGATGCCGGCCGCTCTCTCCAAGGGCCAGGTCGACGCGGCCTGTGTCGTGGAACCCGCGCTCGCCACCATCAAGTCCCAGGGCGGCACCGCGCTCGCGTCGAACTTCGTCGACGTGTCGCCGGACCTCACCGTGGCCATGTACTTCACCTCCACGCAATACGCCCAGAAGAACCCGGAGTTGGTGAAGAAGTTCCAGGAGGCCACCGCCGAGTCCCTGGCGTACGCCGACGAACACCCGGACGAGGTCCGCCAGATCATCACCACGTACACGAAGATCCCGGACAGTCTGCTGGAGACGGTCACCCTGCCCCGCTGGCCCGCCGAGCCGGACCGTGCCTCCATCGAGCGGCTGGCCGAACTGGGCCAGCAGGACGGGCTGTTCGAGAAGGCCCCGGACCTGGACAAGCTGCTGCCGTGA
- a CDS encoding IclR family transcriptional regulator domain-containing protein, whose translation MADRARFGGAREPHFVRSFERGLAVIRAFDAEHPALTLSEVARTCELTRAAARRFLLTLVDLGYVHTDGRLFRLTPRVLELGYAYLSGFTLSDLAGPHLERLVAQVGESSSLCVLDGDDIVYLARVSACRIMTATITVGTRFPAHVTSVGRVILAHLPDEEIDARLARADLGPLTRRTLVSADRLRAELRRVRRQGYAVVDQELEEGLRSVAVPVRDRDGEVVAGVNIPVHAGRNSVESVRRDLLPQLLATVARIEADLCVAGTATGRARSVAPGAATGRGPAVTPGTGTHR comes from the coding sequence ATGGCAGATCGAGCCCGGTTCGGCGGAGCCCGCGAACCGCACTTCGTCCGGTCCTTCGAGCGGGGCCTCGCGGTCATCCGGGCCTTCGACGCCGAGCATCCCGCGCTGACGCTGAGCGAGGTCGCCCGGACCTGCGAGCTGACCCGGGCGGCCGCAAGACGCTTTCTGCTCACCCTCGTCGACCTCGGGTACGTCCACACCGACGGCCGGCTGTTCCGGCTGACCCCGCGCGTCCTCGAACTCGGCTACGCGTATCTGTCGGGCTTCACGCTCTCCGACCTCGCCGGGCCGCATCTGGAGCGGCTGGTCGCGCAGGTCGGGGAGTCGTCCTCGCTGTGCGTCCTGGACGGCGACGACATCGTGTACCTGGCGAGGGTCAGCGCGTGCCGCATCATGACGGCGACGATCACCGTGGGCACCCGCTTCCCGGCCCATGTCACCTCGGTCGGCCGGGTGATCCTCGCGCATCTGCCGGACGAGGAGATCGACGCCCGGCTCGCCCGTGCCGACCTCGGGCCGCTCACCCGGCGCACCCTCGTCTCCGCCGACCGGCTCAGGGCGGAGCTGCGCCGCGTACGGCGGCAGGGATACGCCGTCGTGGACCAGGAGTTGGAGGAGGGGCTCAGATCGGTCGCCGTCCCGGTCCGGGACCGGGACGGTGAGGTGGTGGCCGGCGTGAACATCCCGGTGCACGCCGGCCGCAACTCCGTGGAGTCGGTACGCCGCGATCTGCTGCCCCAGCTGCTGGCCACGGTCGCCCGGATCGAGGCCGACCTGTGCGTGGCCGGCACGGCCACGGGCCGGGCGCGATCCGTGGCCCCCGGCGCCGCTACAGGTCGAGGACCAGCCGTGACCCCTGGCACCGGGACACACAGATGA
- a CDS encoding PDR/VanB family oxidoreductase, protein MTSSPSLSPSAVYEAELVVDRREFAADGVLALTLRHPLGEDLPAWEPGAHIDVLLGPELERQYSLCGDPANRTAWRIGVLREPDGRGGSAYVHTELAEGDKVRVRGPRNNFALEPAPRYRFVAGGIGITPILPMLAVAEAAGAEWSLLYGGRSRESMAFQAELGAYGDRVTVAPQDESGLLDLGSVLDGLPEDTLVYCCGPGPLLDAVEERCPGRALRVERFRPKEQETGPDSEFEVVLERTGKTVTVPVGVSVLDTVRAAGVEVLFSCAEGTCGTCETDVLEGTPDHRDSVLSDEEREAGETMLICVSRCQGSRLVLDL, encoded by the coding sequence ATGACCTCGTCCCCATCGCTTTCGCCTTCAGCGGTGTACGAAGCCGAACTCGTCGTCGACCGCCGGGAGTTCGCGGCCGACGGCGTGCTCGCCCTCACCCTGCGGCATCCGCTGGGCGAGGACCTCCCGGCCTGGGAGCCGGGGGCGCACATCGATGTGCTGCTCGGGCCGGAGCTGGAGCGGCAGTACTCCCTGTGCGGTGACCCGGCGAACCGCACAGCGTGGCGGATCGGCGTTCTGCGGGAGCCCGACGGGCGCGGCGGATCGGCGTACGTGCACACGGAGTTGGCCGAGGGCGACAAGGTCCGTGTGCGCGGGCCGCGCAACAACTTCGCGCTGGAGCCGGCGCCCCGCTACCGGTTCGTGGCCGGCGGCATCGGCATCACGCCCATCCTGCCGATGCTGGCCGTGGCGGAGGCGGCGGGCGCGGAGTGGTCCCTGCTGTACGGCGGGCGCAGCCGTGAATCCATGGCGTTCCAGGCGGAGTTGGGCGCGTACGGGGACAGGGTCACGGTCGCGCCGCAGGACGAGTCCGGGCTGCTCGATCTGGGCTCGGTCCTCGACGGCCTCCCGGAGGACACCCTCGTCTACTGCTGCGGTCCCGGGCCGCTGCTGGACGCGGTCGAGGAGCGGTGCCCCGGGCGGGCGCTCAGGGTCGAGCGGTTCCGGCCGAAGGAGCAGGAGACCGGCCCGGACAGCGAGTTCGAGGTCGTCCTGGAGCGGACGGGCAAGACGGTCACCGTTCCCGTCGGGGTCTCCGTGCTCGACACCGTGCGGGCCGCCGGGGTGGAGGTCCTCTTCTCCTGCGCCGAGGGCACCTGCGGGACCTGTGAGACGGACGTCCTGGAGGGCACCCCGGACCACCGGGACTCGGTGCTGAGCGACGAGGAGCGCGAGGCCGGGGAGACCATGCTCATCTGTGTGTCCCGGTGCCAGGGGTCACGGCTGGTCCTCGACCTGTAG
- a CDS encoding aromatic ring-hydroxylating dioxygenase subunit alpha yields the protein MPHMTAFARNQWYVAAYAEEVGRDLLGRTILGEPLVFYRTEEEGTPVALHDRCVHRRYPLSESGLDGDRIVCGYHGFTYDTTGACVYVPGQKRIPRTARVASYPVVEQDSLIWVWIGDPALADPQSIPRAKHLATPGWVTVRGMEPIDADYGLLVDNLLDLSHETYLHGGYIGTPEVAETPITTEVDEGAGIVRVSRHMDDAECPPFYARSTGIDGRITRWQDIEYFAPCLYLLHSRIAPVGVLPEADGSDPNGFHTEITYAITPSSDGKVYDFWMVSRDWATEDDEVTEFLKGNNHTVVMQDVDALNLLQETLGTERTGYQELSINIDTGGLAARRILARLVEQGEKPVEKVQ from the coding sequence ATGCCTCACATGACCGCCTTCGCCAGGAACCAGTGGTACGTCGCCGCCTACGCCGAAGAGGTCGGGCGGGATCTTCTCGGCCGGACGATCCTGGGCGAGCCGCTCGTCTTCTACCGGACGGAGGAGGAGGGGACGCCGGTCGCGCTGCACGACCGGTGTGTGCACCGCCGGTACCCGCTGTCCGAGAGCGGGCTCGACGGGGACCGGATCGTGTGCGGGTACCACGGCTTCACGTACGACACGACGGGCGCGTGCGTGTACGTGCCGGGGCAGAAGCGGATCCCGCGGACGGCGCGGGTCGCCTCGTACCCGGTGGTCGAGCAGGACTCGCTGATCTGGGTCTGGATAGGCGACCCGGCGCTCGCCGACCCGCAGAGCATCCCGCGCGCCAAGCACCTGGCCACCCCCGGCTGGGTCACCGTGCGCGGCATGGAACCGATCGACGCCGACTACGGACTCCTCGTCGACAACCTCCTCGACCTCTCGCACGAGACGTATCTGCACGGCGGCTACATCGGCACCCCCGAAGTCGCCGAGACGCCGATCACCACCGAGGTGGACGAGGGCGCGGGCATCGTGCGGGTGAGCCGGCACATGGACGACGCGGAGTGCCCGCCGTTCTACGCCCGGTCGACCGGCATCGACGGGCGGATCACGCGCTGGCAGGACATCGAGTACTTCGCCCCGTGCCTGTACCTGCTGCACAGCCGGATCGCCCCCGTGGGCGTGCTGCCCGAGGCGGACGGCAGCGACCCGAACGGCTTCCACACCGAGATCACGTACGCGATCACGCCATCGTCGGACGGCAAGGTGTACGACTTCTGGATGGTCTCGCGGGACTGGGCGACCGAGGACGACGAGGTCACCGAGTTCCTCAAGGGCAACAACCACACGGTCGTCATGCAGGACGTCGACGCGCTGAACCTGCTGCAGGAGACGCTGGGCACCGAGCGGACCGGCTACCAGGAACTGAGCATCAACATCGACACGGGTGGTCTGGCCGCCCGCCGCATCCTCGCCCGGCTGGTCGAGCAGGGCGAGAAGCCGGTGGAGAAGGTCCAGTGA
- a CDS encoding DUF1330 domain-containing protein, with amino-acid sequence MSGNSQKKKFYALNMFDVTDVEKYLAYFSRLPEVAPQYGGRMVAFGRFRDNVAGDLAPRQVLFLVEWESEEAFNTFRDDPDLADLHPLRESGAASYIWQTFDGLDMSDPADVSLDDVLAVLKP; translated from the coding sequence ATGAGTGGGAATTCGCAGAAGAAGAAGTTCTATGCCCTGAATATGTTTGACGTGACCGACGTGGAGAAGTACCTTGCGTATTTCAGCCGTTTGCCCGAAGTAGCTCCGCAATATGGCGGTCGAATGGTGGCGTTTGGCCGTTTCCGGGACAACGTAGCCGGCGACCTCGCGCCACGGCAGGTTCTGTTTCTCGTTGAATGGGAGTCCGAAGAGGCGTTCAACACCTTCCGGGACGACCCGGACTTGGCCGACTTGCATCCGCTGCGGGAGAGCGGGGCGGCGTCCTATATCTGGCAGACGTTCGATGGTCTCGATATGAGTGACCCCGCCGACGTTTCGCTCGACGATGTACTGGCGGTGCTCAAGCCTTAG
- a CDS encoding TetR family transcriptional regulator gives MGEQAGETREPHPRAAIAEFALTGHYGTSTQTIAKRVGVPQPYLFRLFRARRRSSPPP, from the coding sequence CTGGGTGAGCAGGCAGGAGAGACGCGGGAGCCTCATCCCCGCGCTGCGATCGCCGAGTTCGCGCTCACCGGCCACTACGGCACCTCCACCCAGACGATTGCCAAGCGTGTCGGTGTCCCGCAGCCGTACCTCTTCCGACTCTTCCGGGCGAGAAGGCGATCGTCGCCACCGCCTTGA
- a CDS encoding oxidoreductase, whose product MTTNRPVALVTGASSGIGRETALALVAAGFEVAGTGRDTSRVAPLRGVTFFDLDVVSDKSVTAVVREVIDRFGRIDVLVNNAGIGSIGAAEETSLAQAQGVFDINVFGVMRMVREVLPHMRSQGRGRIINLSSVQGFIPAPYMAVYGASKHAIEGYSQSLDHEVRQYGVRSLLVEPAYTNTGFEANSAKPDSPLQTYADQRRVFDRLMTEAIKAGDDPAVVAKAIVTAATDTKPKLSYAAGPMAGRARLLRFVPAWVLDKQIRSMNKLTG is encoded by the coding sequence ATGACGACGAATCGGCCGGTGGCCCTGGTGACGGGTGCGTCCTCCGGTATCGGCAGGGAGACGGCGCTCGCGCTGGTCGCGGCGGGTTTCGAGGTGGCCGGCACGGGCCGCGACACCTCGCGTGTCGCCCCGCTGCGGGGTGTGACGTTCTTCGACCTCGACGTGGTCAGTGACAAGTCGGTGACCGCCGTGGTCAGAGAGGTGATCGACCGGTTCGGGCGGATCGATGTCCTGGTCAACAACGCCGGTATCGGTTCGATCGGCGCGGCCGAGGAAACCTCCCTCGCGCAGGCCCAGGGCGTCTTCGACATCAACGTCTTCGGGGTCATGCGCATGGTGCGGGAGGTCCTGCCGCACATGCGCTCTCAGGGGCGCGGGCGCATCATCAACCTCTCGTCCGTGCAGGGGTTCATCCCCGCTCCCTACATGGCTGTCTACGGCGCGTCCAAGCACGCGATCGAGGGCTACTCCCAGTCCCTGGACCACGAGGTGCGGCAGTACGGCGTCCGCTCGCTCCTGGTCGAACCCGCCTACACCAACACCGGGTTCGAGGCCAACAGCGCCAAGCCCGACAGCCCCCTGCAGACCTACGCCGACCAGCGGCGCGTCTTCGACCGCCTGATGACGGAGGCGATCAAGGCCGGTGACGACCCCGCGGTGGTCGCCAAGGCGATCGTCACGGCCGCGACCGACACCAAGCCGAAACTGAGCTACGCCGCCGGCCCCATGGCCGGACGCGCACGCCTGCTCCGCTTCGTTCCCGCCTGGGTCCTGGACAAGCAGATCCGCAGCATGAACAAGCTCACCGGCTGA
- a CDS encoding nuclear transport factor 2 family protein, whose protein sequence is MSETLHSAAATVARWRSAEERGDVEAAVACLSPDVVLSSPLTDQFRFEGSDQLRDFLTVAFAAVKDVRYHTQTGEGDTYALVYRARVGSQPFEEVQMLRLDDQARITEITLFGRPMPALTALMHLMGPALARQQGRRGLATLMSVATMPIHAMVSSGDRSMVAKTRPAAR, encoded by the coding sequence GTGTCCGAGACCCTGCACTCCGCCGCCGCTACCGTCGCGCGCTGGCGCTCCGCCGAGGAACGCGGTGACGTCGAAGCCGCGGTCGCGTGCCTGAGCCCGGACGTCGTGCTCAGCTCGCCGCTCACCGACCAGTTCCGCTTCGAGGGATCTGACCAGCTGCGCGACTTCCTGACCGTGGCGTTCGCGGCGGTCAAGGATGTCCGCTACCACACCCAGACCGGCGAGGGCGACACGTACGCGCTGGTCTACCGGGCGCGGGTGGGTTCCCAGCCGTTCGAGGAGGTGCAGATGCTGCGGCTCGACGACCAGGCACGCATCACGGAGATCACGCTCTTCGGGCGTCCGATGCCGGCCCTCACCGCCCTGATGCACCTCATGGGTCCGGCGCTCGCCCGCCAGCAGGGCCGCCGGGGCCTCGCGACGCTCATGAGCGTCGCCACCATGCCCATTCACGCGATGGTCTCCTCGGGGGACCGCAGCATGGTCGCGAAGACCCGCCCGGCAGCCCGGTAG
- a CDS encoding MerR family transcriptional regulator, with protein sequence MRISELSRRSGVPVATIKFYRREGLLPEGRALNPTTVEYDEEHIQRLRLIRSLIQLGGLSVARTREVLEAVDRPLDAFETLGVVHHALPVPSAETNGKGGADSQDGPGAESAADEALPGAAAARVEALIETMGWRISDASPHRPALAESLAALSRLGTDYTADDLIPYAQLATSTADLDFAQFEGIEDRIALAERAVVLTVLFEPVVRLLRRLAQEDANHRRHDRRGCGRGEHPEE encoded by the coding sequence ATGAGGATTTCAGAGCTCAGCCGACGGTCCGGGGTTCCGGTGGCGACCATCAAGTTCTACCGACGGGAAGGGCTGCTCCCCGAGGGACGCGCGCTGAACCCGACCACGGTCGAGTACGACGAGGAGCACATCCAGCGGCTCCGTCTGATCCGTTCCCTCATCCAGCTCGGCGGGCTCTCCGTCGCCCGCACCCGTGAAGTGCTCGAAGCCGTCGACCGTCCACTGGATGCGTTCGAGACTCTGGGCGTCGTCCACCACGCACTGCCCGTGCCCTCTGCGGAGACGAACGGGAAGGGCGGCGCGGACAGCCAGGACGGTCCCGGAGCGGAGAGCGCCGCCGACGAGGCTCTGCCGGGCGCGGCCGCCGCGAGGGTCGAGGCTCTCATCGAGACCATGGGCTGGCGGATCTCCGACGCGTCACCGCACCGCCCCGCACTCGCCGAAAGTCTCGCCGCGCTGAGCCGTCTCGGCACCGACTACACGGCCGACGACCTCATCCCCTACGCACAGCTCGCCACCTCCACCGCCGATTTGGACTTCGCGCAGTTCGAGGGGATCGAGGACCGCATCGCCCTCGCCGAGCGGGCGGTGGTCCTCACCGTGCTGTTCGAGCCGGTCGTCCGGCTGCTACGGCGCCTGGCCCAGGAGGACGCGAACCACCGTCGCCATGATCGCCGTGGGTGCGGGCGGGGCGAGCATCCGGAGGAGTGA
- a CDS encoding DUF6230 family protein — MSQRIGKTHWKRFAVGAVPTVAATAAVAVSMAQGVLAASFSISGSDFQVSAGKLSGTGFGNYATVDVAKNGKHVPVSVSSIKNATIVDMCQSVPVDIPVLGTYTMTLKAGGSGTPVKAKDLYIDMTDLQAKKGTFTNVDIGVATGAMTKGQVNPKDKVDPNGYAQQADSVEIIDAHQKVWASSAGTFELSGLHMNIAAGRHDCF, encoded by the coding sequence ATGTCCCAGCGCATCGGCAAGACCCACTGGAAGCGCTTCGCCGTCGGCGCGGTGCCGACGGTGGCCGCCACGGCGGCGGTCGCCGTCTCCATGGCCCAGGGCGTACTGGCCGCTTCGTTCAGCATCTCCGGTTCCGACTTCCAGGTCTCGGCAGGCAAGTTGAGCGGCACCGGATTCGGCAACTACGCCACGGTGGACGTCGCCAAGAACGGCAAGCACGTGCCCGTCTCCGTGTCGTCCATCAAGAACGCGACGATCGTCGACATGTGCCAGTCCGTGCCGGTGGACATCCCCGTGCTCGGGACCTACACGATGACGCTGAAGGCGGGCGGATCGGGTACGCCGGTCAAAGCCAAGGACCTGTACATCGACATGACCGACCTCCAGGCCAAGAAGGGCACCTTCACCAACGTCGACATCGGCGTCGCCACCGGTGCCATGACCAAGGGTCAGGTCAACCCGAAGGACAAGGTCGATCCCAACGGCTATGCGCAGCAGGCGGATTCGGTCGAGATCATTGATGCCCACCAGAAGGTCTGGGCCAGTTCTGCGGGCACATTCGAACTGTCGGGCCTGCACATGAACATCGCGGCCGGCCGCCACGACTGCTTCTGA